In one Granulicella aggregans genomic region, the following are encoded:
- the galA gene encoding beta-galactosidase GalA, which produces MKNFSRRNLLKTGLMAPAVAAANGLLPLGIVAAADAQPDLAAAHTPDEPEGATQDQSVAPQGTSARERLLLDFGWRFHLGNADDPEKDFGFGTARAGNFQKTGNFLPEGSVAFDDGDWEAVNLPHDWAIELPFTNDGALESKGFYPLGRKYPETSIGWYRRVFELPAEDAGKLLTLEFDGAYRESMVVFNNFYIGTHKGGYDPFSFDVTAFANPGGRNVLMVRVDATSTDGWFYEGAGIYRHLWLVKTAPVRVKQWGTFVAAKVSDGAATLAIRTEVANGEKETRAVRVIASILDPEGKVVGRSRSDAISIAALGEHEYTQEIVVKHPMLWSLEQRHLYRMVTQLEAGGVTVDRYETRFGIRTTHFDPEKGFFLNGRPLKLKGTCNHQDHAGVGVAVPDAVQYYRVSKLQEMGCNALRTSHNPPTPELLDACDELGMLVFDETRMMSSNDEGLNQLGDLVRRDRNRPSVFMWSMGNEEGMANRERGVAILSAMKAHVDALDGTRPVSIAPTGAIGKGGLAVLDVIGYNYMDPQAEAYHKEHPDRPVMGTETVSAVGTRGIYVTDKAKGFVSSYDPYTTTGRASAEGWWSFCNSRPWVSGGFVWTGFDYRGEPSPNGWPNISSQYGIIDTCGFPKDSFYYYQSWWTSRPVLHLFPHWNWPGYEGKTVSVWVYSNLDKVELLLNGKSLGAKDVPRDGHVDWIVTYAPGVIEARGFKNGEVALTAKRETTGTAKTLVITADRQTLKADGEDVGMFAVEVRDAEGRVVPITENDVKFKVSGSGRLIGTGNGDPTNQQPDKGDLRKAFGGYCMGLVQTEKKAGRITVEVSSPGLASAKVTVEAATAELRPQVPVWKRRVPEGQGITGLWRPVPGAPPPGIMAFLMGSGASVFTLVQKGNVITGQMEGGGGGFLGGADDGPVTEGEVDGEHVFFKSGNGTYAGTIKGDRMELQKTIDLGWLGEMLAHKAQTGGERPAIGPAPDGSDPSIDVPPMSGPPVVPVVLQRSQR; this is translated from the coding sequence ATGAAGAATTTTTCGCGGCGGAATTTATTGAAGACGGGGCTGATGGCCCCGGCTGTGGCGGCTGCTAACGGCCTGCTTCCATTAGGGATTGTTGCGGCGGCTGACGCTCAGCCTGATCTTGCGGCGGCTCATACGCCAGACGAGCCGGAAGGAGCGACGCAGGATCAATCCGTGGCTCCTCAAGGCACATCGGCGCGGGAGCGGTTGCTGCTCGATTTTGGATGGCGTTTTCATCTCGGAAATGCTGATGACCCGGAGAAGGACTTCGGGTTCGGAACGGCTCGTGCGGGAAACTTTCAGAAGACCGGGAATTTCCTGCCCGAGGGGTCTGTGGCGTTTGACGATGGCGACTGGGAGGCGGTGAATCTGCCGCACGACTGGGCGATTGAGCTGCCCTTTACCAACGACGGGGCGCTCGAGAGCAAGGGATTTTATCCCCTGGGACGGAAGTATCCGGAGACGAGCATCGGTTGGTACCGGCGAGTGTTCGAACTGCCGGCGGAAGATGCGGGAAAGCTGCTTACGCTCGAGTTCGACGGTGCCTACCGCGAAAGCATGGTGGTCTTTAATAACTTCTATATCGGAACGCACAAGGGCGGGTATGACCCGTTCAGCTTCGATGTCACTGCGTTCGCCAATCCCGGCGGGCGGAACGTGTTGATGGTTCGGGTTGACGCCACGTCCACCGACGGATGGTTTTACGAGGGGGCCGGGATCTACCGGCATCTCTGGTTGGTGAAGACGGCCCCGGTCCGTGTGAAGCAATGGGGAACCTTCGTGGCTGCGAAGGTCAGTGATGGGGCAGCCACGCTCGCGATTCGTACCGAGGTCGCGAATGGTGAAAAGGAGACGCGGGCCGTGCGCGTGATCGCATCGATCCTTGATCCCGAAGGCAAAGTCGTTGGCAGATCGCGGTCGGACGCGATCTCAATTGCTGCGTTAGGAGAGCACGAATATACCCAGGAGATCGTGGTGAAGCACCCAATGCTCTGGTCGCTTGAGCAAAGGCATCTCTACCGGATGGTGACGCAACTGGAGGCCGGTGGAGTGACGGTCGATCGTTACGAGACCCGTTTCGGAATTCGGACGACACACTTCGATCCGGAGAAGGGCTTTTTTCTCAATGGACGCCCTCTGAAACTAAAGGGAACCTGTAATCACCAGGACCATGCTGGAGTGGGTGTGGCAGTCCCCGATGCAGTCCAGTATTACCGGGTCAGCAAGTTACAGGAGATGGGTTGCAACGCTCTGCGAACCTCGCATAATCCACCGACACCTGAACTGCTGGACGCGTGTGACGAACTGGGGATGCTGGTCTTCGATGAGACCCGCATGATGTCTTCAAACGATGAGGGGTTGAACCAGCTTGGCGATCTGGTGAGGCGGGACAGGAACCGGCCAAGTGTCTTCATGTGGTCTATGGGGAATGAAGAGGGGATGGCGAACAGAGAGCGCGGTGTCGCCATTTTGTCCGCCATGAAGGCGCACGTTGATGCCTTGGATGGAACCCGTCCGGTTTCGATTGCGCCGACAGGTGCCATTGGAAAGGGTGGCCTCGCGGTACTCGATGTAATTGGATACAACTACATGGATCCGCAGGCGGAGGCATATCACAAGGAACATCCCGATCGTCCAGTAATGGGGACGGAGACCGTGAGCGCGGTTGGCACACGTGGAATCTATGTAACGGATAAAGCCAAGGGGTTCGTCTCTTCCTACGATCCCTATACGACGACGGGAAGGGCCTCTGCCGAGGGTTGGTGGAGCTTCTGCAATTCGAGACCGTGGGTGTCGGGCGGCTTTGTCTGGACCGGATTTGACTATCGGGGCGAGCCTTCCCCAAATGGATGGCCCAATATCAGTTCGCAGTACGGGATCATCGACACATGTGGCTTCCCCAAAGACTCTTTCTATTACTACCAGTCCTGGTGGACTTCAAGGCCCGTGCTTCACCTGTTTCCGCACTGGAACTGGCCGGGCTATGAGGGCAAGACGGTCTCTGTGTGGGTGTACTCAAACCTCGACAAGGTGGAACTCCTGTTGAACGGGAAAAGTCTTGGTGCGAAGGATGTCCCACGCGATGGCCATGTCGACTGGATCGTGACATACGCTCCCGGAGTCATCGAAGCTCGCGGATTCAAGAACGGCGAGGTGGCACTTACGGCGAAGCGCGAGACGACGGGAACCGCGAAGACGCTGGTCATCACCGCGGACCGCCAGACGTTGAAAGCGGATGGAGAGGATGTCGGGATGTTTGCCGTGGAAGTACGTGACGCCGAAGGGCGGGTTGTCCCAATCACCGAAAATGATGTGAAGTTCAAGGTCTCGGGATCGGGGCGGCTGATCGGAACGGGGAACGGCGACCCGACCAATCAGCAGCCCGATAAAGGCGATTTGCGCAAGGCCTTTGGCGGTTACTGCATGGGGTTGGTGCAGACAGAGAAGAAAGCTGGACGCATCACGGTCGAGGTTAGCTCGCCGGGGCTTGCTTCCGCGAAGGTCACGGTAGAAGCGGCGACGGCCGAGTTGCGGCCCCAGGTACCGGTTTGGAAGCGCAGAGTTCCTGAAGGCCAAGGGATTACCGGGTTGTGGAGGCCGGTGCCAGGAGCGCCGCCACCAGGCATCATGGCATTCCTGATGGGCAGCGGCGCTTCGGTATTCACGTTGGTGCAGAAGGGCAACGTTATCACCGGACAGATGGAGGGAGGCGGAGGCGGCTTTCTGGGTGGAGCGGACGACGGTCCAGTCACCGAGGGAGAGGTCGACGGAGAGCACGTGTTCTTCAAATCTGGGAATGGCACCTACGCAGGCACTATAAAGGGCGATCGGATGGAATTGCAGAAGACGATCGACCTCGGATGGCTGGGCGAAATGTTGGCCCACAAGGCACAAACTGGGGGTGAAAGACCTGCGATCGGACCCGCGCCGGACGGGTCTGATCCCTCGATCGATGTGCCGCCGATGAGCGGGCCTCCGGTGGTCCCAGTAGTGCTGCAGCGGTCGCAGAGGTGA
- a CDS encoding beta strand repeat-containing protein: MSLLISVGILAGLALCGYVCYQAGEARLRKVNLPRTALRKFRGKSRAVAMVVLLAAAATHRATAQTTETLKSLATPMAASSPTIVPMLVRYDGSADRSDGKPKTGASPVTFLVYKEERGGEPLWMETQSVGFDANGKYEVYLGSTLSSGLPTDLFGTGEARWLEVQITGEPVQPRTLLVSVPYALHAADAATLGGLPASAFARAGLPGTSAVASSGAVAATSSNTVTTPGGTAGLLPVWTGTSTIGNSIIYQTATGIGIGKFPNATLDIGGNSTFRGIMGVSRSGDAMTSQGAPSFPIMMQSSVWNSSVGKEVLPYFDIETEPVGNNTASAGATLNFLYFSGVGSAPSESGLYINGNGTIHFAPGQTFPSTSSSGTALAGTSGSGTGVQGTSTSATGVAGSSTTGNGMLGYTSGSTLNTAGVLGGAGGPSGFGGIAGVWGDAYSHVGVLGTSQLYAGVQGISNYGQGVQGQSALGFGVQGTSTSSYGVSGTSTTSNGVYGSTGGTSLYTAGVLGTAGTRTSAQAIAGVWGDSGNHVGVFGSSTQYPGVAGQSTQGQGVQGTSTSGTGVQGISTSSYGVEGSSTSAPGVLGYTAGSTSNTGGVVGQAGGTSGFGGIAGVWGDASAYVGVYGSSNTYAGVDGVSNHSPGVVGTSTGASGVYGVSNDTNGSDDVAGVYGYASSALPAVKGRNAGTNGPAAMFLNDSISAPAVIGINAAGGANVSSVAVYGDSAQSSGIGVEGNTLSGIGVYATTNAQSTGFQLSNFVGPVALWADSTPPNGDGEGIAIRATANGNNAGSFTNNSEYSTIYSYNYGSGGSGADAFNAIEAASPNGVCGFGGNGDMTCTGQVKALATTGNGARTVETYSMQSPENWMEDFGSGTLRNGLATVSIDTAFAETVSGNADYHVFLTPRGDSKGLYVTNTTATSFEVHESGGGTSTLSFDYRIVAKRRGFETQRMLDVTETMKAVKARNDLQAARFKQVVKE; encoded by the coding sequence ATGTCATTACTTATCTCTGTTGGGATATTGGCCGGCCTCGCGCTTTGTGGCTACGTCTGCTATCAGGCTGGAGAGGCACGGCTCAGGAAGGTCAATCTGCCAAGAACCGCCCTGCGGAAGTTCCGCGGTAAGTCTCGGGCTGTCGCTATGGTCGTGCTTCTGGCGGCGGCCGCAACTCATCGTGCGACGGCCCAGACGACAGAGACGCTGAAGTCGCTCGCCACGCCGATGGCGGCCAGTTCCCCGACCATTGTGCCGATGCTGGTTCGTTACGATGGCTCTGCCGACCGAAGCGACGGCAAACCAAAGACCGGGGCGAGTCCCGTGACCTTCCTCGTCTACAAAGAGGAGCGAGGTGGTGAACCGCTCTGGATGGAGACGCAGAGTGTCGGCTTTGACGCGAACGGCAAGTACGAGGTCTACCTTGGATCGACCCTCAGCTCCGGCCTTCCCACCGACCTTTTCGGCACGGGCGAGGCCCGCTGGCTGGAGGTGCAGATAACCGGCGAACCGGTCCAGCCTCGGACGCTGCTTGTCAGCGTGCCCTATGCCCTCCACGCCGCCGACGCCGCGACGCTTGGAGGACTGCCGGCCTCCGCCTTTGCGCGGGCGGGCTTACCAGGCACGAGTGCCGTTGCCTCATCCGGCGCCGTCGCCGCTACATCGTCGAATACCGTCACCACGCCCGGCGGGACTGCCGGCCTACTGCCGGTCTGGACTGGCACCTCGACGATCGGCAACTCGATCATCTATCAGACCGCGACTGGAATCGGCATTGGCAAGTTTCCGAACGCTACGCTCGACATCGGCGGCAACTCCACCTTCCGGGGAATTATGGGCGTCTCCCGGTCTGGCGATGCCATGACGTCTCAAGGCGCCCCGTCCTTCCCTATCATGATGCAATCCTCGGTCTGGAACAGCTCTGTCGGCAAGGAGGTGCTTCCCTACTTTGATATCGAGACCGAACCCGTCGGAAATAACACCGCGTCGGCTGGGGCCACGCTGAACTTCCTCTATTTCAGCGGAGTGGGGTCTGCACCCAGCGAGAGCGGGCTCTACATCAATGGAAACGGCACCATTCACTTCGCCCCCGGCCAGACCTTCCCTTCGACATCGTCTTCAGGCACCGCACTGGCTGGCACCAGCGGCTCCGGCACCGGCGTTCAGGGCACGAGCACCTCCGCTACGGGCGTGGCAGGCTCCAGCACGACCGGCAACGGCATGCTGGGCTACACCTCCGGAAGTACGCTGAACACCGCTGGCGTGCTGGGCGGCGCTGGAGGTCCATCCGGCTTCGGTGGAATCGCCGGAGTCTGGGGGGATGCGTACTCCCACGTGGGCGTACTTGGCACCAGCCAGCTCTACGCAGGCGTGCAGGGCATCAGCAACTACGGCCAGGGTGTACAAGGACAGAGTGCTCTTGGCTTTGGTGTGCAAGGAACGAGCACCTCGAGCTATGGAGTATCCGGCACCAGCACCACTTCGAATGGCGTCTATGGATCGACCGGCGGTACAAGCTTATACACGGCTGGGGTGCTGGGAACGGCAGGCACACGCACCAGCGCCCAGGCCATCGCGGGAGTTTGGGGAGACTCCGGGAATCATGTAGGCGTCTTCGGGAGCAGCACCCAGTACCCCGGAGTTGCGGGCCAGAGCACGCAGGGCCAGGGAGTTCAGGGCACCAGCACGTCAGGCACCGGTGTGCAGGGAATCAGCACCTCGTCTTACGGGGTCGAGGGAAGCAGCACCAGCGCCCCGGGAGTGCTCGGCTACACTGCCGGCAGTACAAGCAACACGGGCGGCGTTGTCGGACAGGCAGGCGGCACATCTGGCTTCGGCGGGATCGCCGGTGTCTGGGGCGACGCGTCCGCCTACGTGGGCGTCTATGGAAGCAGCAATACGTATGCCGGAGTCGACGGCGTCAGCAACCATAGTCCTGGCGTTGTGGGAACGAGCACAGGTGCGAGCGGCGTATACGGCGTGAGCAACGACACCAACGGGAGCGATGATGTAGCAGGAGTGTATGGCTATGCTTCCAGCGCCTTGCCGGCGGTGAAGGGACGCAATGCCGGCACCAACGGTCCCGCCGCGATGTTTCTTAATGACTCGATCTCTGCACCCGCGGTGATTGGGATCAACGCCGCCGGCGGAGCAAACGTATCGTCGGTCGCCGTGTATGGTGATTCCGCTCAGAGCAGCGGTATCGGCGTCGAAGGCAACACCTTGAGCGGAATTGGCGTGTATGCCACGACCAACGCCCAATCGACGGGCTTTCAGCTCTCCAATTTCGTGGGTCCGGTAGCCTTGTGGGCCGATTCCACCCCTCCGAATGGTGACGGCGAGGGAATAGCCATCCGCGCTACGGCGAACGGCAACAACGCGGGGTCCTTTACGAATAACTCTGAATACTCAACCATCTACAGCTACAACTACGGCTCCGGAGGTTCCGGCGCAGACGCCTTCAACGCGATCGAAGCTGCCAGCCCGAATGGAGTTTGCGGCTTCGGCGGCAACGGCGATATGACCTGCACGGGACAGGTGAAGGCGCTCGCCACGACGGGCAATGGCGCCCGCACCGTCGAGACTTACTCGATGCAGTCTCCAGAGAACTGGATGGAAGACTTCGGTTCTGGAACATTGAGGAACGGCCTGGCCACTGTGTCGATCGACACAGCCTTCGCAGAGACGGTGAGCGGCAACGCGGACTACCACGTCTTCCTCACTCCGCGTGGCGACTCGAAGGGGCTTTATGTGACGAACACGACGGCCACCAGCTTCGAAGTTCATGAGTCCGGAGGCGGGACTTCCACGCTGAGCTTCGACTATCGCATCGTTGCCAAACGCCGCGGCTTCGAGACGCAGCGTATGCTCGATGTGACCGAAACCATGAAGGCCGTAAAAGCCAGGAACGACCTTCAGGCGGCGCGCTTCAAGCAGGTGGTCAAGGAATGA
- a CDS encoding ADOP family duplicated permease, which translates to MSFLRDLRIAVRSLARVPALWITVALTLALGIGANAAIFSVVRAVLLRPLANRDEARLLYLRQSAPGIKEENATFSVPEIDDLDKNLTTVSEMGSISAIPFTVVGLGTPREVPAGVVDGHYFEVMGLRPVLGRLLTPADDGPNAPGAIVLTYRFWRNSLKADPGVLGKNVRLESGDGARMATIVGVLEPSVPYPVETEIIGNVVTSPHHLSATMVTGRTHRMTEVFARLAPGATLDQARAELRTRYAGIIAAHPDVYKAEDHFRIDVTRMHDQINSRANTILWVLFAASALLFAIACSNVANLVLARTVRREPELAVRSALGASTAVLRRSLLAESLVLCGSGVVAALLLAWPMVQVIGRYAARFSVRAQEIQLDFSLVGFGIVLSLVAAIFLAYIPRLPAGNGSVASGLTSTRSTSSSSNRRLRLFAVLQITASFLLLTGAAVLVRTLYTLEQTRPPFDTSHVLAINLPVMNFGRSPAQVRDFYQEVRRRVAALPGVSDVATGFSVPWRDEQGLSINFTFAATGAARPHGIEDWRSKFRVISPNYFETLGVPLIQGRDFRDSDKEGAERVVIISQALAKELFPNGDALNRELHWTDPVIQFIGLSPEPRRIIGVVADIDDENIIPAPAMTIYQPTDQEGWYGRLLVRTQTDPYALVPAITRTIHEISAEEPVEHPATLEDIRAEALTSDKLNAIVFGGFAAVALLISVVGVAGVLAFSVSGRTREFGIRLALGAHPRHIMNDVLVQGLTIAGIGLAAGILFGAAGTRGVAVYVADVHMPGVLSFSVSAIIILIAALVASAIPAARAARVNAVEALRAE; encoded by the coding sequence ATGTCATTTCTTCGCGACCTCAGGATTGCCGTCCGCTCCCTCGCCCGTGTTCCCGCTTTGTGGATCACTGTTGCTCTGACCCTTGCACTGGGGATTGGTGCGAACGCTGCGATCTTCTCGGTGGTCCGCGCAGTTCTTCTGCGCCCTCTCGCAAACCGGGACGAGGCTCGACTCCTCTACCTTCGCCAGAGCGCTCCTGGGATAAAGGAGGAAAACGCGACCTTTTCGGTTCCTGAGATCGACGACCTCGATAAGAATCTCACCACCGTCTCTGAGATGGGCAGCATCTCGGCGATCCCCTTTACCGTCGTTGGCCTCGGCACTCCCCGCGAAGTCCCGGCCGGTGTCGTCGATGGCCACTACTTCGAAGTCATGGGTCTCCGGCCCGTCCTTGGGCGTCTGCTCACGCCCGCCGATGACGGTCCCAATGCGCCCGGAGCCATCGTCCTCACCTACCGTTTCTGGCGCAACTCCTTGAAGGCCGACCCCGGCGTGCTCGGCAAGAACGTCCGCCTGGAAAGCGGCGATGGCGCACGGATGGCCACGATCGTCGGCGTCCTCGAACCCTCCGTCCCCTATCCGGTCGAGACAGAGATCATTGGCAACGTCGTCACCAGCCCGCACCACCTTTCGGCCACCATGGTCACGGGCCGCACCCACCGCATGACCGAGGTCTTCGCCCGGCTTGCCCCCGGTGCCACTCTCGATCAGGCCCGCGCCGAGCTTCGGACGCGCTATGCGGGAATCATTGCTGCCCACCCCGATGTCTACAAGGCCGAGGACCACTTCCGCATCGACGTCACCCGCATGCACGACCAGATCAACTCTCGCGCCAACACGATTCTCTGGGTGCTATTTGCTGCCTCAGCACTGCTCTTTGCGATTGCCTGTTCCAATGTGGCCAACCTGGTTTTGGCCCGAACCGTCCGGCGTGAGCCCGAACTCGCCGTGCGCTCGGCCCTGGGCGCCAGCACCGCTGTCCTTCGCCGTTCGTTGCTCGCCGAAAGCCTCGTCCTTTGCGGCTCCGGAGTCGTCGCGGCGCTTCTGCTGGCGTGGCCCATGGTACAGGTCATCGGCCGCTACGCTGCGCGCTTCTCTGTGCGCGCCCAGGAGATTCAGCTCGACTTCAGCCTCGTTGGCTTCGGCATCGTATTGTCCCTCGTCGCCGCCATCTTCCTCGCGTACATTCCGCGACTGCCTGCCGGCAATGGATCCGTTGCCAGCGGATTGACGAGCACGCGTAGCACCAGTTCCAGCAGCAACCGCCGTCTCCGCCTCTTCGCTGTCCTTCAGATCACAGCGTCTTTCCTGCTTCTGACTGGAGCCGCAGTTCTTGTACGCACCCTTTACACCCTCGAGCAGACTCGGCCACCCTTCGACACGTCTCACGTCCTTGCCATCAATCTCCCGGTCATGAACTTTGGCCGCAGCCCGGCGCAGGTCCGCGACTTCTACCAGGAGGTCCGTCGCCGCGTTGCCGCCCTCCCCGGGGTCTCCGATGTCGCTACCGGCTTCAGCGTGCCGTGGCGTGATGAGCAGGGCCTTAGTATCAACTTCACCTTTGCCGCGACCGGAGCAGCGCGCCCGCACGGCATCGAGGACTGGCGGTCGAAGTTCCGCGTTATCTCACCCAACTACTTCGAGACTTTGGGTGTTCCGCTTATCCAAGGCCGCGACTTCCGCGACTCCGACAAAGAGGGCGCTGAGCGTGTCGTCATCATCAGCCAGGCTCTTGCCAAAGAGCTGTTTCCGAATGGCGACGCCCTCAATCGCGAACTCCACTGGACCGATCCCGTCATCCAGTTCATCGGGCTCTCGCCCGAACCTCGCCGCATCATCGGGGTTGTCGCCGATATAGACGACGAGAACATCATCCCCGCTCCGGCCATGACCATCTATCAGCCCACCGATCAGGAAGGCTGGTACGGCCGTCTCTTGGTCCGCACCCAGACCGATCCCTACGCGCTCGTGCCCGCCATTACCCGCACTATCCATGAGATCTCCGCCGAGGAGCCGGTCGAACACCCCGCCACGCTCGAAGACATCCGCGCCGAAGCACTCACCTCCGACAAGCTCAACGCGATCGTCTTCGGCGGATTCGCCGCCGTCGCTCTGCTCATCTCTGTCGTTGGCGTGGCCGGTGTGCTGGCCTTCTCCGTCAGCGGCCGTACCCGCGAGTTTGGCATTCGTCTAGCGCTCGGAGCCCATCCCCGCCACATCATGAACGATGTCCTGGTCCAGGGCCTTACCATCGCAGGGATAGGGCTCGCGGCCGGCATTCTCTTTGGAGCAGCTGGGACGCGCGGCGTCGCAGTCTATGTCGCCGATGTCCACATGCCCGGCGTGCTCTCCTTCAGCGTTTCCGCGATCATTATCCTCATAGCCGCATTGGTAGCGAGTGCGATACCCGCCGCCCGGGCCGCGCGCGTGAATGCTGTCGAAGCGCTGAGAGCCGAATAG
- a CDS encoding MarR family winged helix-turn-helix transcriptional regulator — translation MSTENSVPFETTLRVRDCCLCLSVQRTARSLARRFDEALRPAGLTNGQFSMLMSLNRPKPATMSSVAGLLAMDRTTLTAALKTLTRRGLVLVTPDPEDRRSRLLTLTEEGRAALAGAVPIWERTHAEVEALLGTGDVVNAAALRKGLLAIL, via the coding sequence ATGTCAACAGAAAATTCTGTACCGTTTGAGACCACCCTGCGAGTACGAGACTGCTGCCTGTGTCTCAGCGTCCAGCGAACCGCGCGATCCTTGGCTCGGCGGTTTGATGAAGCGCTGCGACCGGCAGGACTGACGAACGGGCAGTTTTCCATGCTGATGTCGCTCAACCGTCCTAAGCCTGCGACGATGAGCTCAGTGGCAGGGCTACTGGCAATGGACCGAACCACTTTGACAGCAGCATTGAAGACGCTGACGCGTCGAGGACTGGTGCTGGTCACGCCTGATCCTGAGGACCGGCGGAGCCGACTGCTGACGCTGACCGAGGAGGGAAGGGCGGCGCTGGCCGGTGCCGTCCCCATATGGGAACGGACGCATGCGGAAGTTGAAGCGCTGCTAGGGACGGGGGATGTGGTGAACGCTGCAGCACTACGGAAGGGGTTGCTGGCGATCCTTTGA
- a CDS encoding B12-binding domain-containing radical SAM protein produces the protein MSQPLNDATMPSSLSHGDTRHFAPLGSNINVLMIWPRFPPSFWGFEGVLEMIPEKAMTPPLGMITVAALCPASWTIRLIDHSFDELSDEDLRWADLVMISAMHAQRLDAIGVLGRAKALDRRTFVGGPWASTEPDVVLKHADHVFVGEAEEAFAAIAIALEDGTAQRLYKVIDKPDMTNSPVPRFDLLKLNKYTSMPVQFSRGCPFQCEFCDIITIYGRKPRAKEPAQVIRELDTLRALGWKNEVFIVDDNFIGNHHKALALSRELGAWQVEHNHPFSFYTEASIDLAAKTELLQAMVAANFMYVFIGIETPSSEALKESRKFQNLRSNNVDQVRIIQEAGLWVLAGFIVGFDSDDETIFQRQLDFIELTNITWAMAGVLQAPPTTALYDRMKLEGRLIEDSEATTNFSPPNFEPNLPVPVLLRGLSTLLSGLYEAKPFFKRALRSLEVWQPQETQVPPELPMAYNLRVLGASMWRQGMRSSYRVEYWKFLYQLLTRFARKPAQLWLGFTVLLSAHHFLIYSREVARQLEAECLSIEARGEVPRRAPRAVSAAAQLAARA, from the coding sequence ATGTCCCAGCCCTTGAACGACGCAACTATGCCGTCTTCCTTGTCTCATGGAGATACAAGACACTTCGCCCCGCTTGGCAGCAACATCAACGTGCTGATGATTTGGCCCAGATTCCCTCCTTCCTTCTGGGGATTTGAAGGCGTGCTTGAGATGATTCCCGAGAAGGCAATGACTCCCCCACTGGGGATGATCACGGTCGCGGCGCTCTGTCCTGCATCGTGGACGATTCGCCTGATCGACCACAGCTTTGATGAGCTGAGCGACGAAGACCTGCGATGGGCAGACCTCGTCATGATCAGCGCGATGCATGCGCAGCGATTGGATGCGATCGGAGTTCTGGGTCGAGCGAAGGCGCTTGATAGGCGCACCTTTGTCGGAGGTCCGTGGGCAAGCACCGAGCCGGACGTGGTCTTGAAGCACGCTGACCATGTCTTCGTCGGAGAGGCCGAGGAAGCCTTCGCCGCAATTGCGATAGCGCTTGAAGATGGAACGGCGCAGCGGTTGTACAAGGTGATCGACAAGCCGGACATGACGAACAGTCCGGTGCCCAGGTTCGATCTTCTGAAGCTGAACAAGTACACCTCGATGCCGGTACAGTTCTCGCGCGGATGCCCGTTCCAGTGCGAGTTCTGCGACATCATCACGATCTACGGCCGCAAGCCACGGGCAAAAGAGCCGGCCCAGGTGATCCGCGAACTGGACACGCTGCGGGCTTTGGGGTGGAAGAACGAGGTCTTCATCGTCGATGACAACTTCATCGGCAATCATCACAAGGCACTGGCCTTATCGCGTGAGCTTGGCGCGTGGCAGGTGGAGCACAACCATCCCTTCTCGTTTTACACCGAGGCCTCGATCGACCTCGCGGCCAAGACCGAGCTGCTGCAAGCGATGGTCGCGGCAAACTTCATGTACGTATTTATCGGGATCGAGACGCCCTCTTCCGAGGCGCTGAAGGAGTCTCGAAAGTTTCAGAACCTGCGCAGCAACAATGTGGACCAGGTCAGGATCATTCAGGAGGCTGGGCTGTGGGTGCTGGCCGGATTCATCGTAGGCTTCGACTCGGACGACGAGACCATCTTTCAACGCCAGCTGGACTTCATCGAACTCACCAACATCACGTGGGCGATGGCGGGAGTCTTGCAGGCGCCGCCGACAACGGCGCTCTACGACCGGATGAAGTTAGAAGGACGCCTGATCGAAGACAGTGAAGCGACCACCAACTTCAGCCCACCGAACTTCGAGCCTAACCTTCCGGTTCCAGTGCTGCTGCGCGGGCTGAGCACTCTTCTATCCGGCCTGTACGAGGCAAAGCCATTCTTCAAGCGGGCGCTTCGGTCGCTGGAGGTGTGGCAGCCACAGGAAACGCAGGTCCCGCCCGAACTTCCCATGGCGTATAACCTGCGCGTTCTCGGGGCGTCGATGTGGCGGCAGGGAATGCGGTCTTCTTACCGGGTAGAGTATTGGAAGTTTCTCTACCAGTTGCTGACACGGTTCGCCCGGAAGCCTGCGCAACTATGGCTTGGATTTACCGTGTTGCTCTCGGCGCACCACTTCCTGATCTACTCGCGCGAGGTTGCAAGGCAACTTGAGGCGGAGTGCCTGTCCATCGAGGCGCGTGGAGAGGTCCCAAGAAGAGCTCCTCGAGCAGTAAGTGCGGCGGCGCAACTGGCGGCGCGGGCCTGA